The nucleotide sequence CGCACGACGAGCGAGTCGAAGTGGCGCGCCCAGATCGTCTGCAGGTCGCGCACGCGCCCGCCTTGCACCCGAAGGCCCGAAGCGTCCTCCAGGCCCATGACCTGCACGCTCTGGTCGGGAAGCGAGAGCTCGTCGCCCACCTGCACCCAGTCGTCGCGCGGCAGGCGGATGGACCGCCGTTCCGAAGCGGGGCCGCGGCTCACGATGACGTGCACGTCGGCCTCGCCGGCACGCTTCACGAGGGCGTGGTGGGTCGTGCCGCACTCCTGGCAGGTCGCGACGACGTCGTACGTAACCCCGCCGCGTCGCCCGACCGTGCCCTTCCGCACGTCGTGCATGGTGTCCTCGCCGCACGTTGGGCAGGCGACCTCGAGCGCCGTGGGAACTTCGCGCGCGTCGAGGGTCTGCGCCGCGCCGGCCTCGGATCCGTCGACGAGGGCCTCCTCGTCGTCCCCCGCTTCGTCCTCGTCGTCCTCCTCGTCTTCGTC is from Candidatus Thermoplasmatota archaeon and encodes:
- a CDS encoding HVO_0476 family zinc finger protein, which gives rise to MGRLRRDKKDAAEKRASALARHARGGTAPETAPEPPEPDDLANLPDYDEDEEARKAGEDEWDEDEEDDEDEAGDDEEALVDGSEAGAAQTLDAREVPTALEVACPTCGEDTMHDVRKGTVGRRGGVTYDVVATCQECGTTHHALVKRAGEADVHVIVSRGPASERRSIRLPRDDWVQVGDELSLPDQSVQVMGLEDASGLRVQGGRVRDLQTIWARHFDSLVVR